One segment of Streptosporangium brasiliense DNA contains the following:
- a CDS encoding CBS domain-containing protein — protein MPVNVKDVMTQRVISVGEDTCFKDIAELLVTHAVSAVPVVDGDDHVTGIVSEADLLHKEEDRERVYGESCPPPQARPDQGPHADKARGKVARELMTAPAVTVSMDASVATAGRLMEHHGVKRLPVLDDHSHLVGIVSRHDLLKVFARSDRDIEREVRVEVLVTSACRRANAQTGASVADLARCRR, from the coding sequence GTGCCTGTCAACGTCAAGGACGTCATGACCCAGCGGGTGATCTCGGTAGGTGAGGACACCTGCTTCAAGGACATCGCCGAGCTGCTCGTCACCCACGCGGTCAGCGCCGTACCGGTCGTGGACGGTGACGACCACGTGACCGGCATCGTCTCCGAAGCCGATCTCCTGCACAAGGAAGAGGACAGAGAGCGGGTTTACGGTGAGAGCTGTCCGCCGCCGCAGGCCCGGCCGGACCAGGGGCCGCATGCGGACAAGGCCAGAGGCAAGGTCGCCCGGGAGCTGATGACCGCCCCCGCAGTCACCGTCTCGATGGATGCGTCGGTGGCGACCGCCGGCCGCCTGATGGAGCACCACGGCGTCAAACGGCTGCCGGTGCTGGACGACCACAGCCATCTGGTGGGCATCGTCAGCCGCCATGACCTGCTGAAGGTGTTCGCCCGCTCTGACCGGGACATCGAACGTGAGGTCCGCGTGGAGGTTCTGGTGACGTCGGCATGCCGCCGGGCGAATGCCCAGACCGGAGCATCAGTCGCTGATCTTGCCCGGTGCCGGCGCTGA
- a CDS encoding universal stress protein, translated as MTESIAVGTDGSAAATAALAWAVDDAVRRGLPLRIVHAVDRWPHDVAELPAPGRPDHLSRLGEQVLAEALTASAERGPEVCVTTELIEGPPVEVLREQAGAAVELVIGSRGLGGFAGSLLGSVPIRVAGHVPGAVVIVRPGGGQTRGEVVVGIDGSAECEPALGFAFEQAGLRGCPLRAVYAWQAPVHGVTPEGARDMDEIREGQRRMAADRLVEWREAFPTVDVVQEVTCAHPVPALVAASARADLLVMGSRGLGAVGSVLLGSVSRGVLHHAHCPVAVVR; from the coding sequence ATGACTGAATCGATCGCCGTCGGAACGGACGGCTCGGCCGCCGCGACCGCAGCCCTGGCCTGGGCGGTCGATGACGCCGTCCGCAGGGGCTTGCCCTTGCGGATCGTTCACGCCGTGGACCGCTGGCCGCACGACGTCGCCGAACTTCCCGCACCGGGTCGGCCCGACCACTTGTCGCGCCTGGGTGAGCAGGTGCTCGCCGAGGCGCTCACGGCCTCCGCCGAACGCGGGCCGGAGGTCTGCGTGACCACCGAGTTGATCGAAGGGCCGCCGGTCGAGGTCCTGCGCGAGCAGGCCGGAGCAGCCGTCGAGTTGGTGATCGGCAGTCGTGGCCTGGGGGGTTTCGCCGGATCACTCCTCGGTTCGGTCCCCATCCGTGTGGCGGGTCACGTGCCCGGTGCCGTGGTGATCGTCCGGCCGGGTGGCGGACAGACACGCGGTGAAGTGGTCGTGGGCATCGACGGTTCCGCCGAATGCGAGCCCGCCCTGGGCTTTGCCTTCGAACAGGCCGGACTGCGCGGATGCCCGTTGCGGGCGGTCTACGCCTGGCAGGCACCGGTTCACGGGGTCACGCCTGAGGGCGCCCGCGACATGGACGAGATTCGGGAGGGACAACGCCGGATGGCCGCGGATCGGCTGGTCGAGTGGAGAGAGGCGTTCCCCACGGTCGATGTCGTACAAGAGGTGACATGCGCGCACCCGGTACCGGCTCTCGTGGCCGCCTCGGCACGAGCCGACCTGCTCGTCATGGGGTCCCGCGGCCTCGGCGCCGTCGGATCGGTCCTTCTGGGCTCCGTCAGCCGCGGGGTGCTCCACCATGCTCACTGCCCCGTCGCGGTCGTCAGATGA
- the mgtA gene encoding magnesium-translocating P-type ATPase has product MHIPSGAAHLMGLSAGEAAALPAVQVLDRLGVTEAGLSGAEAARRRAICGPNAVRVHHARALRVLGRQLRNAVLVLLVVTAVVSFFVGDSTNAVIIGVILAASVGLGFVNEYRAERAAQALHSQVRHTAVAVRDGRLVEVDVTVLVPGDVVRLTLGGIVPADLRLLTTTGLECDESVLTGESLPVDKMVAPVPSGTVLAELRCCALMGTVVRAGGGTGVVVATGGRAAFGRIALGLGQRQPETAFQAGLRHFSVLLLQVAITLTSLILVTNLVLQRPLIESLLFSLAIAVGITPQLLPAVVSTSLAAGSRRLARCKVLVKRLVCIEDLGDMDVLVTDKTGTLTEGRIAFVAALGPDGATDDRVLLLGLLATESDLPAEAASATEADLPAGGSVAVGGNSLDAALWQAPGAPVHLAGGYTRLGLLPFDHERRMTTAVLRGPDGTRVLITKGAPEAVLSRCPDLPAGAADTLRAQFAAGSRVVAVATRPVAGLTVPTPADERDLILAGFLVFLDRPKEAAAASLRRLAALGITVKVATGDNPLVAEKVCADLGLTSGGTMTGTDIAALDDDALAAVAETTTIFARVSPEQKARLIRLLRRRGRDVGFLGDGVNDALALHAADVGISVDTATDVAKDAADVVLLEKDLGVLADGVAEGRRIFANTIKYVLMGTSSNFGNMFSAASASAVLSFLPMLPGQILLNNLLYDTSQLSIPTDHVDPEQLHAPSHWDIGFIRRFMFFFGPISSLFDFLTFAIMLGVFHAGPELFRSGWFVESLATQTLIIFAIRTRRIPFLRSRPSVPLLAAVLGVVAVGIALPSSPLSHALGFTTLPPVFFLTLTGMLIAYLILVESAKKVFFAGPVDRPPTVRRRDHVHHMQRRASRFSHQGPLPGRTGR; this is encoded by the coding sequence GTGCACATACCGTCGGGTGCGGCACACCTGATGGGTCTGTCCGCCGGTGAGGCGGCCGCGCTGCCCGCCGTACAGGTGCTCGACCGGCTGGGCGTCACCGAGGCGGGGTTGTCCGGTGCCGAGGCCGCGCGGCGCCGGGCGATCTGTGGTCCGAACGCGGTGCGCGTCCACCACGCTCGGGCGTTGCGGGTGCTGGGGCGGCAGCTGCGCAATGCGGTGCTGGTGCTGCTGGTGGTAACAGCGGTCGTTTCGTTCTTTGTCGGGGACAGCACCAACGCGGTGATCATCGGGGTGATCCTGGCGGCCAGTGTGGGGTTGGGCTTCGTCAACGAGTATCGGGCCGAACGGGCGGCTCAGGCGCTGCATTCCCAGGTCAGGCATACCGCCGTGGCGGTGCGCGATGGCCGGCTCGTCGAGGTTGACGTCACCGTGCTGGTGCCCGGCGACGTGGTACGGCTGACGCTGGGCGGGATCGTCCCGGCGGATCTGCGGCTGCTGACCACGACCGGTCTGGAATGCGACGAGAGCGTGCTGACCGGTGAGTCGCTGCCGGTGGACAAGATGGTCGCGCCCGTCCCGTCCGGCACGGTGCTGGCCGAGCTGCGCTGCTGCGCCCTGATGGGCACGGTCGTGCGGGCGGGTGGCGGTACCGGCGTGGTGGTCGCGACCGGTGGACGCGCGGCCTTCGGCCGCATCGCGCTCGGCCTGGGGCAGCGGCAACCGGAGACCGCTTTCCAGGCCGGGTTGCGGCATTTCTCGGTGCTACTGCTGCAGGTCGCGATCACGCTGACCTCACTGATCCTGGTGACGAACCTGGTGCTGCAGCGCCCGCTGATCGAGTCATTGCTGTTCTCCCTGGCGATCGCGGTAGGCATCACCCCACAGCTGCTGCCCGCGGTGGTCAGCACCAGCCTGGCGGCCGGTTCTCGGCGGCTCGCCCGATGCAAGGTGCTGGTCAAACGGCTGGTCTGCATCGAGGACCTCGGCGACATGGACGTCCTGGTCACCGACAAGACCGGTACCCTGACCGAGGGCCGGATCGCTTTCGTCGCCGCCCTGGGCCCGGACGGAGCCACCGACGACCGGGTGCTGCTTCTTGGTCTGCTGGCGACCGAGTCCGATCTGCCGGCCGAGGCCGCCTCTGCGACAGAGGCCGACCTGCCGGCCGGCGGCTCGGTCGCGGTGGGAGGAAATTCGCTGGATGCGGCGCTGTGGCAGGCGCCAGGTGCTCCGGTGCACCTGGCCGGCGGCTACACGCGGCTCGGGCTGCTGCCGTTCGATCATGAACGCCGAATGACCACCGCCGTGCTCCGCGGTCCGGACGGCACCCGGGTGCTGATCACCAAAGGCGCGCCCGAGGCCGTCCTGAGCCGCTGTCCGGACCTGCCGGCCGGAGCTGCTGACACGCTGCGGGCTCAGTTCGCCGCCGGCAGCCGGGTCGTGGCCGTCGCCACCCGGCCCGTTGCCGGTCTGACCGTCCCGACGCCGGCCGACGAACGCGACCTGATCCTGGCTGGGTTCCTGGTGTTTCTCGATCGGCCCAAGGAAGCCGCCGCCGCCTCACTGCGCCGCCTCGCCGCGCTCGGCATCACCGTGAAGGTCGCCACCGGAGACAACCCGCTGGTCGCGGAGAAAGTCTGCGCCGACCTCGGCCTGACCTCGGGTGGCACCATGACCGGCACCGACATCGCCGCACTGGACGACGACGCCCTCGCCGCCGTCGCCGAGACCACCACGATCTTCGCCCGGGTCTCTCCGGAACAGAAAGCGCGGCTGATCCGGCTGCTGCGCCGCCGCGGACGTGACGTGGGATTCCTCGGCGACGGGGTCAACGACGCGCTCGCGCTGCACGCCGCCGACGTCGGGATCTCGGTGGACACCGCCACCGACGTCGCCAAGGACGCCGCCGACGTCGTCCTGCTGGAAAAGGATCTCGGGGTCCTGGCCGACGGGGTCGCCGAGGGCCGGCGCATCTTCGCCAACACCATCAAGTACGTCCTGATGGGCACCTCGAGTAACTTCGGCAACATGTTCAGCGCCGCCTCCGCCTCAGCGGTGCTGAGCTTCCTGCCGATGCTTCCGGGCCAGATCCTGCTGAACAACCTGCTCTATGACACCAGCCAGCTCAGCATCCCCACCGACCACGTCGATCCCGAACAGCTCCACGCCCCCTCGCACTGGGACATCGGCTTCATCCGGCGGTTCATGTTCTTCTTCGGCCCGATCAGCTCCCTGTTCGACTTCCTCACCTTCGCGATCATGCTCGGCGTTTTCCACGCCGGCCCCGAACTGTTCCGCTCCGGCTGGTTCGTGGAGTCCCTCGCGACCCAGACTCTGATCATCTTCGCGATCCGTACCCGGCGGATCCCGTTCTTGCGCAGCCGGCCCAGCGTCCCGCTGCTGGCCGCCGTCCTCGGTGTCGTCGCCGTCGGGATCGCGCTGCCGTCATCGCCGCTGTCGCACGCGCTGGGATTCACCACACTGCCGCCCGTGTTCTTCCTCACCCTGACCGGAATGCTCATCGCCTACCTGATCCTGGTCGAGTCCGCCAAGAAGGTGTTCTTCGCAGGCCCTGTCGACAGGCCGCCCACTGTCCGCCGCCGCGACCATGTCCATCACATGCAGCGCCGGGCCTCCCGGTTCAGCCACCAAGGTCCGCTGCCCGGCCGCACCGGCCGGTGA
- a CDS encoding bifunctional acetate--CoA ligase family protein/GNAT family N-acetyltransferase, with the protein MRRTVPDECDVLLREGGIARIRPLRPDDRARLHELVDRSSERSAYLRFFTGGTATAHAYMDRITAPGYPGRALVALSQGRLVAVAEYIPGDAGDAEIAILIDDGMHHHGLGTLLVEHLALNAADEGVRELVADVLAENRPMLRVLDDIGLNVTRAFNDGSVEVRIDPRPTSGMLERIEARAHQAASTSLRRLFCPESVAVIGAGRTPGGVGHHILRNLLQGGFPGPVYPINPYARQLCGLPVYANVGSVPGPIDLAVIATPACTVLEVARDCAGHGVRNLVVVTAGFAEAGEKGMEAELLRICREAGIRLVGPNCLGIVNTAARLNAGFLPHPPAPGHLALMSQSGAVAVALIDRAARLEVGISSFASVGNKADVSGNDLLEYWEDDPATDVIALYLESFGNPRRFGRIARRVSRHKPIIAVKSGRGGSGERAVRSHTAAAATPDVVVDTLLKASGVIRVDTVQDMLDTARLLATQPLPQGRRVAIVGNSGGPQALAADACEQRNLLVPELAAVTRGRLRSRLPVAAAVANPVDLTADGSAQELAFAIEAVLADPGIDIVMVVYTPPFGSGLGRTRQAIARAATSAGKTVAACISGHDGLLDGRVPCYAFPEQAVQALHHAVDYASWRAAPQVPPAEPRPADTVTACGIVEADLTRHPGGRWLDYGTAARLLGCYGIQTAESIEADGPDSAAAAAVMIGLPVVLKATGPDLVHKSDVGGVRVGLGTPDEVGRAYREMASSIGPAMTGAVVQPVIEAGVEIIIGGVAHEAFGPLLMVGMGGVTAELLADHSFRVPPLGDQDTAAMIAELRCAPLLTGYRGRPCVDVAALRKQIAGVGRLLEDLPEVVELDLNPVIVTPAGAVAVDVRVRLAPAAPPPSLFRRRLR; encoded by the coding sequence ATGAGACGGACCGTTCCCGATGAGTGCGACGTCCTGCTGCGTGAGGGCGGCATCGCCCGCATTCGGCCGCTGCGGCCGGACGACCGCGCGCGGTTGCACGAGCTGGTCGACAGGTCTTCTGAGCGCTCGGCCTATCTGCGTTTCTTCACCGGCGGCACGGCGACCGCCCACGCCTATATGGACCGCATCACAGCGCCGGGCTACCCGGGCCGCGCGTTGGTGGCTCTGTCACAGGGCCGACTGGTGGCGGTCGCGGAGTACATTCCCGGCGATGCGGGCGACGCCGAGATCGCGATCTTGATCGATGACGGGATGCACCACCACGGTCTGGGCACCTTGCTGGTGGAACACCTGGCGTTGAACGCCGCCGACGAGGGCGTGCGTGAGCTGGTCGCCGACGTGCTCGCCGAGAACCGGCCCATGCTCCGGGTGCTGGACGACATCGGGCTGAACGTCACCCGCGCGTTCAACGACGGATCGGTTGAGGTCCGGATAGATCCGCGACCCACCTCGGGCATGTTGGAGCGGATCGAGGCACGCGCGCATCAGGCGGCGTCGACCTCCCTGAGGCGGCTGTTCTGCCCGGAGTCAGTCGCGGTGATCGGCGCCGGCCGCACCCCGGGCGGAGTCGGCCACCACATTCTGCGGAACCTCCTTCAGGGAGGTTTCCCCGGCCCCGTCTACCCGATCAACCCATACGCCAGGCAACTGTGCGGCCTGCCCGTCTACGCGAATGTGGGCAGCGTGCCGGGCCCGATCGATCTGGCGGTCATCGCGACCCCGGCCTGCACCGTGCTGGAAGTCGCCCGCGACTGCGCCGGCCACGGCGTGCGGAACCTCGTCGTCGTCACGGCGGGATTCGCCGAGGCCGGAGAGAAGGGCATGGAAGCTGAACTGCTGAGGATCTGCCGTGAGGCCGGCATCCGGCTGGTCGGTCCCAACTGTCTCGGCATCGTCAACACCGCAGCCCGGCTCAACGCTGGCTTCCTGCCTCACCCGCCCGCCCCGGGGCATCTGGCCCTGATGTCACAGTCCGGCGCGGTCGCCGTCGCCCTGATCGACCGCGCGGCCCGTCTGGAGGTCGGCATCTCCTCCTTCGCCTCGGTCGGCAACAAGGCCGATGTCAGCGGTAACGACCTGCTGGAGTACTGGGAGGACGACCCGGCGACCGACGTGATCGCGCTGTATCTGGAGTCGTTCGGCAACCCTCGTAGATTCGGCCGCATCGCACGGCGAGTGAGCAGGCACAAACCGATCATCGCGGTCAAGAGCGGCCGCGGCGGCTCAGGCGAGCGGGCGGTCCGCTCCCACACCGCAGCCGCCGCCACCCCGGACGTGGTCGTCGACACCCTGCTGAAAGCCTCAGGCGTCATCCGCGTAGACACCGTCCAGGACATGCTCGACACTGCGCGCCTCCTGGCCACCCAACCGCTGCCGCAGGGCAGGCGGGTGGCCATCGTCGGCAACTCCGGCGGACCGCAGGCCCTTGCCGCCGACGCCTGCGAGCAGCGCAATCTGCTGGTCCCCGAGCTGGCGGCGGTCACCCGCGGGCGGCTGCGTTCCCGGCTGCCGGTCGCGGCAGCCGTGGCCAACCCCGTCGACCTCACCGCCGACGGCAGCGCGCAGGAGCTGGCGTTCGCCATCGAGGCCGTCCTGGCCGATCCGGGCATCGACATCGTCATGGTCGTATATACCCCGCCGTTCGGCTCCGGCCTGGGCAGAACCCGCCAGGCCATCGCCCGCGCGGCCACGTCGGCAGGCAAGACCGTGGCCGCGTGCATCAGCGGGCATGACGGCCTGCTGGACGGGCGTGTGCCCTGCTACGCCTTCCCCGAGCAGGCGGTGCAGGCGCTGCACCACGCGGTGGACTACGCGTCCTGGCGCGCCGCACCGCAAGTCCCGCCCGCCGAGCCGCGCCCGGCCGACACCGTCACCGCATGCGGCATCGTCGAGGCGGACCTGACGCGCCACCCCGGCGGCCGGTGGCTCGACTATGGCACCGCCGCCCGCCTGCTCGGCTGCTACGGCATCCAGACGGCCGAGTCGATCGAGGCCGACGGACCGGACAGCGCCGCGGCGGCGGCCGTCATGATCGGGCTGCCGGTGGTGCTCAAGGCCACCGGTCCGGACCTGGTGCACAAGAGTGACGTCGGTGGCGTTCGCGTCGGTCTCGGCACGCCGGACGAGGTCGGCCGCGCCTACAGGGAGATGGCCAGCTCGATCGGACCGGCCATGACCGGCGCGGTCGTCCAGCCGGTGATCGAGGCGGGTGTTGAGATCATCATCGGTGGCGTCGCGCACGAGGCCTTCGGGCCCTTACTCATGGTCGGCATGGGCGGCGTCACCGCAGAGCTTCTGGCCGACCATTCCTTCCGGGTGCCGCCACTCGGCGACCAGGACACGGCGGCGATGATCGCCGAGCTCCGCTGCGCTCCCCTGCTCACCGGTTATCGCGGACGCCCGTGTGTCGACGTGGCCGCGTTACGGAAGCAGATCGCTGGCGTCGGGAGGCTCTTGGAGGATCTCCCGGAGGTGGTCGAGCTCGACCTGAATCCGGTGATCGTCACCCCGGCCGGCGCGGTGGCCGTGGACGTGCGAGTACGGCTCGCTCCCGCAGCCCCGCCGCCCTCGCTCTTCCGCCGGCGGCTCCGATGA